TGCCCACCCGCAAGGGCCCGGTATTTCAAACGGCCATTATTGCCGGCGTGATGGCAGCTAAAAAGACGGCCGACCTCATCCCCCTCTGCCACCCGCTGGGCCTCGACGATTGCCAGCTCACCATCGAAGTAGTGCAGCCCGATGCTATTATTATTGAGTGCACGGCCCGCGTCACGGGCAAAACCGGCATCGAGATGGAAGCTCTCACCGGCGCCTCGGTGGCGGCCCTCACGGTGTACGATATGTGCAAAGCCATGTCGCACAACATCGTAATTGAGCAAGTGCGGCTGGTGGAGAAAACGGGCGGCAAGTCGGACTTTCACCACGAAGGCTAGCCCAGCATTTCGGGTTAATATCATTTTAAACACAAACGCCGCGCACTCTGAGAGTGCGCGGCGTTTGTGCTAGGGATGGGCGGCTACCCACACGGTACCGTCTTCATACTCCTCCTTCTTCCAGATGGGCACCACTTCCTTCAGCGTGTCGATAATGTATTGGCAGGCGGCGAAGGAGTCGGCGCGGTGCGGCGTAGACACGGCCACTACTACGGCCACGTCGCCGATTTCGAGGGTGCCGTGGCGGTGCACCACGGCTACCTGGCGCAGCATGGGCCACTTTTCCTGGGCCATTTCGGCCACGCGGCGCAGCTGGTGCACGGCCATGGGCGGATAGGCCTCGTAGTGCAGGCGCACCACACGGCGGCCGTCGCTGCGGCTGCGCACGGTGCCGATGAAAGCATTTACGGCGCCGGCCTCGTCCGATTCGGCAGCTTGCAGCACGGCAGCCACGTCGATAGCGTGGTCAACTAAGTCGATAAGCATTGGTCAGTTTCTAAAGCTCGAACAACGGCTAGCCCCCGCTCACGGGCGGAATCAGCGCGATTTCATCGCGCTCGTGCAAGGGCACATCTTCGGCAGCGTATTCATTGTTGACGGCCACGGCCAGGCTGCGCAGGCCGGCCAGTGCGGGGTATTGGGTGCGTAGGTCGGCCAGCAGGCCGGCAGCCGACTGCCCAGCTGGTGCAGCCACTTGCAGCGACGACTGCCCCACGATTTCGCGGGCAATGCCAAAAAGGGCAACGGTAAGGTTCATCTTGTCAATTATCAGTTATCAATTGTCAGTTGTTAGTTATCAGCTAAGTCATCACCTGATAAGTGGTAATTGATAACTGATACTTGACGAAGGCTAGCCGCCAATCGTGGCCATGCTCTCAAAATTGAGTTGGTGCACCGGGCGCTGGCTTTCGGCCTCGAAGCCGTTGGCGGCGCGGTGGTAAAAGGCGCTGGCCAGCGCTTCGGCAATGGCCGTATCGGTGGCGCCGCCGCGCAGCAGGGCCCGCACATCGAGCACGCCCTGGTCGTAGAGGCAGGTTTTGATGCCGCCTTCGGCCGTGAGGCGCAGGCGGTTGCAAGTGCCGCAGAAGGTGCGCGAGTAGGCCGCGATGATGCCCACCCGGCCCTGGTGGCCGGCAATAGTATACTCGCTGGCCGTGGCGCCGGTGGCGGTATAGGCCGGCACAAGGTCGCCTAAGTGCGCCTCCAGGTGCTGCCGGATGCGGCGGTGGTTCCAGGGCAGCGACTCGGGCGTGGCCACGTGGCTACCGCCGTTGAAGGGCATTTCCTCGATGAAGCGCACTTCGACGGGCAGGCCGCGGCTGAGCTCGGCCAGGGGCACCAGGTCCTGGATGTTGCGGCCATCCATTACCACGGCATTGATTTTCACTTGGATACCAGCGTCGAGCAGCGCGTAGAACGTGCGCATGACCTGCGGCAGCTCGTCGCGGCGGGTTATCTCACAAAACCGCTGGCGGTCCAGCGTATCAAGGCTGAGGTTGACGGCTTTCACACCCATGCGGGCCAGGGCCGGTACGTGGGGCGCGGTGAGCACGCCGTTGGTCGTGAGGCTGAGGTCGTCGATGCCGGGCAGGGCGGCCAGGCGCTCCATGAAGGGCACCAGGTCGCGCCGCACGAAGGGCTCGCCGCCGGTGAGACGCACCTTGCGCACCCCCAGGCCAGCCAGAATACCGACCAGGCGTAGCATTTCCTCGCAGCTAAGCAGCTCGTGCTTAGGCATGTACTTAATACCTTCCTCGGGCATGCAGTAGAAGCAGCGCAGGTTGCAGCGGTCGGTAATGGCCAGGCGCACGTATTCGAGCGGCCGGCCGTGGGCGTCGTATAGCACGGAGGAGGAGGGAAAAGACATCTAGCCAAATATACTGCGGGGGCTAGCTGGCCCGAAAGCGGCCGGCCGCACCAGCCCTGCCTACGCGGCCACGGCCGGGCAGGTTGATGCGCCCTTGGCTAGTAGAAGTCTTTTCCGGGAGGAATTGTTGCACTTGCGGCCACTAAGCTAATGCTCAGCTCCACCACGCGGCGAAGGAGGCTAGCCGGGGTAGTCTTCGAGGCCGCCGCGCAGGGTCAGCACATTATCGTAGCCCAGCTCGCGGCGCAGCAGGTCCACGGCTTTGGCGCTGCGCACGCCGCTCTGGCAGTACACCACCACCGGGCGGGTACGGGGCACCTCGGCGGCGCGGGCGGCTAGCTCGGGCAGGGGCAGCAGCACGGCGCCCGGCAGGTGGCGGCGCTGGTATTCGAGCGGGCCGCGCACATCGAGCAGCAGCGGCGGCGCGGCCGAGGCCAGCCGCTGGCGCAGGTCGTCGGCCGAGAGGCTGATAGCCTGGACTTCGGGGGCGCAGCTCACGTCGAAGTAGTCGGCGGGGCTAGCGGTGTCGAGGTTAATTTGACTCTGCGCCGCGTCGCGCTTGAAGCGCAGCGTGCGGCTCTGGAAAGTGAGCGTGTCGAGCAGCCAGAGGCGGCCGCTGAGCACGTCGCCCAGGCCCAGCACCACCTTCAGGGCCTCGGTGGCCTGCACCGTGCCAATGAGGCCGGGCAGCACATTGAGCACGCCGGTGGTGTTGCAGTCGGGTGCCTCGGCGGCGCTCGGCGGCTCGGGGAACAGGCAGCGGTAAGTAGGCCCGCCCGCATAATTAAACACCGAAACCTGGCCCTCAAACTTGTAGATGGCGCCCGACACCAGCGGCCGGCCCAGGCTCACGCAGGCATCGTTGAGCAGGTAGCGCGTGGGGAAGTTATCGGAGCCATCGACCACTACGTCGTAGCCGGCCACCAGCTCGCGCACGTTTTCAGGACTTACGCGAATGGGGTGCAGGTTGTAGGTATTCAGCTCGTTGAGTCGTTTTAGGGCGCGGGCGGCGGCTTCCACCTTAGGTTGGCCCACATCGGCGGGGCCGTAGAGAATCTGGCGGGGCAGGTTGGTCAGCTCCACCTTGTCGGCGTCGGCGAGGCCTAGCGTGCCCACGCCGGCAGCGGCCAGGTATTGCAAAATGGGGCAGCCCAGGCCGCCCGCGCCTACCACCAGCACGCGGGCCGCGCGCAGGCGCTGCTGGCCGGCTTCGCCGACTTCGGCCAGCTGCAGGTGGCGGCGGTAGCGCTGGCGCTCGGCGGCGGAGAATGGGTGTGACATGGCGTTTCTTTTTTGCAAAAGAAGATTAGCGCCGGAAAGTTGCAGCCCCCCTGGCCCCGCGGGGGTGGGGCCTCACAGCCCGTAGCTCACCGTGAGGTAGTACAGCCCACCCACGCTGGGCCCGCCGAGATAAGTCACGTAGTAGCTGTTCAACACATTGCTGGCCCCCAGCTTGAACCGCACCTGGGCCGCGGGCACGTAGTAGCTCAGCTGCGCATCGAGCGAGCTGAAGGCGGGCACACTGCCGTTCACGAGGAAGGTTTGGGAATAGTAGCTGACTTGGTGGCGAAAATTAAGGCCGAAGCCGAAGTTGCGGTAGGCGTTTTCGTTGGCCAGGCTCAGGTTGTATAGCCACTGCGGGGTGTTGAAGCCGTCTTCGAGGCCATCGCCGTTTTCGGTGCGGTCGAGGCGGGTGTAGGTGGCGTTGGCGCCGGCCAGGTAGCCCCTGGCCATGTTGTAGCGCAGGCCGGCCGAGCCGCCGTAGTTGTACACCTGGCTCTGCGAGTTGGTCCAGAGGCGGTAGCGGGCCTGGCCGGTGGTGGTGCTACCCGCGGGTATAGTCGTAGTATTCAGCGCCGTAGCTATCGCATTGAGGTCAGTGCCGGTGTTCAGCGCCACGCCGCTGGTGGTCTGCGGCACGTAGGCTTCGACTTGGGCAATGAAGTCGCGGTACGAATTATAGTAGAAATCGACATCGACCAGCAGCCGGCCGCCCGGGCCCAGCGCCGCCTTGTAGCCAGCTTCAAGCGAGCGGATATACTCGGGCTTGATGTAGGTGTAGGGGTTTTTGACGAGCAAGCCCTGATTGGCCGCCACGGCCTGGGCGCGGGTCTGGGCCGGCGTGCCGTTGATGCCGGCCGTCACGGCGGCGTTGAAGCGGTCGATGCTGCTGCGCAGGTAGCTGTTCTCAAACACGCCGTCGCTCATCACTCGCAGGCCGCCGATGCGCTTTACCTGGCCGCTGTTCACGTTGGAAAAGCCTTCAAACAAGCTCGGAAAGCGGTAGCCGCTCTGGTAGCTGAGGCGGAAATTCTGGCGCTGCGTGGGCGAGTAGACGGCCGTGAAGCGCGGGTTGAATTTCACGTTGAAACAGTCGTTCTTATCGACCCGCAGCGTGGCCGTGAGGCGCAGCTTTTCTTCAAACAGCCGCCCGCCCGCCTGCACAAAGCCGCCGGTTTTGGAGTACGTGAGGTTGTCGTTGAGCGGGTCTTTGCCGGGGTTGGGGTTGATGAAGTAGTTGCCATCGGGCACCACGAGGTAGGTGCGGTGGTCGGCCCCGGCCAGTAGGTCGAGGCTAGCCGGCAGGGCGGTGCCGCCGCGCCGCAGGGCCTCGGCCAGGTTTACCTGGGCTTCGGCGTGGGCCAGGTTGGCGCGCACGCGCAGGGCGGCGCCCACGTCCCAGTTGTTGATGTCCTGGAGCTGGCTCAGGCGCTGGTTGAAGGCATCGGTGCCGGACTGGAGGCGGCCGGCATCGGCAGCCGCGCGGGCGGCGCGGTGGGCCTCGGCCACGCCCAAGCCACTCTTGGTAGCATTGTTCCAGGCCGTGGTATAATCGCCGTACCACTGGGTGTCGGGCTTGTAGCTGCGGTCGATGTTTTCGCCCATCGAGCGCAGGTTGTAGCTCTTGCCGGTGTTTTCTTCGGTAAAATAGGCGCGGGCCTGCACCACTGGCGAGGTGAAGGTGAGCGCGTGCTGCTGCAAGAGGTAGTCTTGCAGCCGGAAGCGGTTCGCGCGCTGGTACACGTTGTCGAAGCTAGCCACGCGGTAGGTGTAGGCCAGCTCGGTGCCGGGCCGGAAGCGGTAGTGCAGCGCACCGTCGGCCTTGAGCGTTCGCACGTTGTAGTCCACCAGGTCGCGCTCGTCGTAGCCGGTGCGGGCCACCTGGTAGCTTTTGCCCCCCAGCGTAATATTCTTGCGGTCCGACGACTCGTTGCCGTAGCGGCTCACTTGGTCCTGGGCCGGGTTGTCGGCCCCAAACAGGCCGGTGGTGGCGTTGCCGGTGGGGTTGATGTCGGTCTGGTCGTTGGCAATCCAGTCGTAGGCCCGCAGGTATCTGGCGTTCACCTTGAAGGCTAGCCGGTCAGTCACCAGCACCTTCGCGTAGCGCACGCTGGTTTCGGAATAGCTTTTCACCGGCGAGCCATTCTCGCCAAACGTCTTGGCATTGGGGTCGTTCACGTGGTTGACGCCCGTTTGCTGGCGCACGCTCAGCCCCTCCGAGTTGAAAGGATTCTTCGTCTGAAAGTTGGCTAGCCCATTAATAGCATTCAACCCATAAAGCGCGGCGGCGGTGCCGGGCACCAGCTCCACGCGCTGAATATCGAGGTCGCTCGGTCCCAGCACGTTGCCGATGGGCCCGCCGATGTGCGGCGCCTGGTTGTCCACGCCATCCACGAGCTGGGCAAAGCGCACGTTGGTGGTATTGGTGAAGCCGCGCGCGTTAATCACCTTAAACCCAATGCTGGGCGTAATCACCTGCACGCCCTTCAGATTATCGATGGCGTCGAAAAACGAGGGCGCGGGCGACAACCGAATGGCGCGGGCGTTGAGCTTCTCCACCGTCACCGGCGACTGCAAAAAGCTCTCCTCCACCCGCGAGGCCGTCACAACCACCTCTTTGAGGTCGGTGCGCAGCGTGTCGGCGGGCGGCGGGCGGCGGGCTAGCCCCGGCTGCGGCTTGGTAGCCTGGGCGGCGGCAGCCTGGGCCAGCGCCAGCACCGAGGCGCACGCCACCGAGCCGCGCAGCATGCGTAGCTTATTGCTCATGCTTACTTCTTGCTTACTTCTTGCTTAAGAACTGTTTATTGCACTTTCACCACGCGCAGACCGGTGAGCTGGCGCACCCAGCGGGCGGGCTTTTTTTCGAGCGGCACGATGAGCTGGTAGGGGCCGTCGTGGGCGGGCAGGGGCTGGCCGTCGCGCAGGTCGGCCAGTAGGATAGTCTGGGGCGAGAAATCGGCGTCGATTTCGGGCAGCGCAAACACAGCCTGGTAGCCGTCGGCGGCGCTGGCCAGCACCACCTCGGCCAGCACCGCGCCGTGAATGCCCTTGCCCTCGGGCACGCCGGCCAGGTGCAGCACGTCGCGCAGAGCCACGCCGCGGTACGCGTGCATTTTGCCGTCTTTGTCGGTAGTGGTTTGCTCGCGGTGAGGCAAGGCGGCGATTTCGGCGGCGCTGAGCGTGCGTGGGGTAGCGACCAGGCCTTCGATACGTAGCTGCGCGGCGGCGGTCGGCGTGGCGCTCTGCGCATAAATCACTGGCCCAGTGAGACTAGCACCCGTCAGCACCAGAGCGGCGGCCACAAGTTTTTGGCAGCCGGCAGGAAAAAGTAGCATGTGGGGGAATAGGAAAGCTCGTTATATTTCAACGAATATAACGGAGGGCGCAGCCGATTGTTTATCTTTTTTCGGAATTACTGGTACAGTCGAGCTGTCTCGTCGGCCAGGAACTGCGCGAAGCGCGTTTGCATAGCCCGGAACTCGGCCACGGCCTGCGCGCCGGCTTCGGTGAGGGTGGCGCCGCCGCCGTGGGCGCCGCCGGCGTGGGCCCCCACCAGGGGCTGCCGCGCCTGCGCATTCATGGAACTCACTAAATCCCAGGCTTTTTTGTAAGACATCCCCATTTCCTTGGCCGCCTTCGAGATGGAGCCGGTGGCCTCGATGCGCTCCAGCAGCTCCAGCCGGCCGATGCCCAGAAAGCGGTCGGCCGGGCCTTCTATCCAGAGGCGGCCGTTGGCGCGGAAGGCTTGATTTTCGGCAAAAAGCTTGTGCATAAGAAGCAAGCAGTAAAAAGCAGCAGGAGCGCAAAAATAGCCCACCGGCAGCCGGCCGCCGCAAACCTGCGGCGGCCCGGCACGGTATAGTAGGCGGCCGCCGGCTTCACGGCTAGCCTTTGGCAAACGATATTTTTATGGAGTACGATGTGCTGGTAGTAGGCGCTGGCAGCGCCGGCTTGAGCGCCGCCCTTACTTTGGCGCGCTGCCGCCGCCGCGTACTGGTGGCCGATGGCGGAGCCCCGCGCAATGCGCCCTCGGGGGCGTGCACGGCTTTTTGACTCACGATGGCATCCGACCGGCCGAGCTGCTGCGCCTGGGCCGCGCGCAACTCGCCCCCTACCCTACTGCGGAAGTACGCGAACTGAAAATCGACCGCATTGTTCGCCAAGGGCCGGGCTTTGAGGCCACCGGCACCACCAGCCAGGGCCACGCCTGGACCGGCACCGCCCGCCGGGTGCTGCTGGCCACCGGGGTAGACGATATGCTACCGCCGCTGCCGGGTTTTCGCGAGCTGTGGGGCACGGGCGTGCTGCACTGCCCCTACTGCCACGGCTATGAGGTGCGCGACCAGCCGCTGGCTATTTATGGGCAGGGGAAAACCGTGCTGGGCCTGGCGCTGCTGCTCACCAACTGGAGCCGCGACCTGGTGGTGGTCACCGATGGCCCCGGCCACCTCACCGACCACGGCCGGCAGCGGCTGCATCGGCACGGCATTGGCGTGCGCGAAGAGCCAGTGGCGCGGCTGGTGGGCGAGCCCAACGGCACCCTGCGCTGCGTCGAATTTGCCGATGGCACCTACCTGGAGCGCACCGCCCTGTTTATGCACGCCCCACAGGAGCAGCGCAGCCCCCTGGCTGCCGAGCTAGGGGCGCGCCTAACCAGCAAAGGAGCCATTTGGGTAGATAAAAATGCCCAGACCTCCGTGCCCGGCCTGTACGCGGCCGGCGACATGGTGCCCGGCCAGCAGCAGGCTATGCTAGCCGCCGCCGAGGGCAACAAAGCCGGTATCTGTCTCAACGAGGCGCTTACCCGCGAAGACGTGCATAAGCCCGGGGCGGGCAAAAAATAAGGTGGCCTCAGCCCCCGGCCAGCCAGGCGTGCGCGGCGGCTTCGTCGATGAAAGTGGCAATCTGGCAATCGGTATCGGCGGCCGAAACCACGGCCATTACCGGCTGCCCGGCGCGCAGCGGCGACACCAGGAAGGCTAGCCGGACGGCCTCGTGGTAGCGCCCGCGCAAAGCCGGTGCGAAGGTTTGGCCAAACCAGGTGTTGACGGTGGGCTCGGTGAGGTCTTCGCGGCGGCGCAGGTCGAGCAGCCAGCGGGCACAGGCGGCCGCATCGGCCGCAGCTAGCAACGACTCGTAGCCGGCTTGCAGCTCGGCGGGCGTCACCTCGCGGTGCCAGCGCGCGATAAGCGCCGGCAGGTCAGGGCGATGCAGCAGGTCGAGGCCGTGGTTAGTCATAAAAGCCGGGCCGCCGGCAACTGCCGGCCTGCCTGCAAGTTAAGCCACTTCCGGTCACAAACGGCCATACTTTTGCCCCGTTGGGCAGTTAGTATTTCTTTTGCCCCTTTCGTCATCTATGAGCCCCAGTGCCCCAGCCGCTACCCCGCACGACCCCTACGCCGCCCTACGTATCCCCGATTTTCGCCGCTACATTACGGCTCGCGCCTTGTTTTCAATAGCTACCCAAATTCAAGGCGTAGTAGTGAGCTGGCAGATTTTTAAGCTTACCGGCGACCCGCTGGCCCTGGGCCTCATTGGGCTGGCCGAGGCCATTCCGAGCATCACGGTGTCGCTCTACGCCGGGCACGTGGCCGACTCGGTGCGGCGCAAGCGCATTGTGGTGCCAGCCGTGGTGGTGCTGTTTCTGTGCGCCGTTACGCTCTGGTGGCTGGCGCACCCGCTGCAAGCAGCCCTGCTAGAAAAAGGTCGCCTGCACCTGAATTTTGCCCACGCCACCATCGTGTGGCCGCTGTACTTGGTTATTTTCGTGAGCGGCATTGCCCGGGGCTTTATGGGGCCGGCGCTGTTTGCTTTTATGCCGCAGCTGCTGCCCGACCGCAGCGTTCTGGCCAATGCCGTGACCTGGAGCTCGACCACCTGGCAGGGCTCGGCGGTGATAGGGCCGGCCATTGGGGGCTTGCTGCTGCACCTCAGTGTCGAGTTTGCCTACGGGGTCGATATGGTGATGGAGGGGCTAGCGCTGCTCTTTTTCATTAGTATTGCCAGCCGCGAGCTACCGCCCATCGAGGGCGAAAAGCTGAGCATGGGCGAGAGCATTCTGAGCGGCATCAAGTTCATTTTCAGCAATCAGCTGGTGCTGGCGGCGCTTTCGCTCGATATGTTTGCCGTACTCTTTGGCGGGGCGGTGGCGCTGCTGCCCTTCTTTGCCGAAAATATTTTGCACGGCGGCCCCGATGCCTTTGGCTACCTGCGCGCCGCACCGGCCGTGGGCTCGGTGCTGATGGCGGTATTTCTCACCTTTTCGCCCCTCAAAAAAGGCGCGGGCCGCAAAATGCTGTGGGCCGTGGCGGGTTTTGGCGCGGCTACCGTGGCCTTCGCGCTGTCCACCAATTTTTACTTGTCGTTGTTCCTGCTTTTCCTCACGGGCGTATTCGATTCGGTGTCGGTTATCGTGCGCCAGACGTTGGTGCATACCTACACGCCCGAGTACATGAAGGGTCGCGTATCGGCGGTGAACAGCATTTTCATCGGCTCCAGCAACGAAATTGGGGCCTTTGAGAGCGGGGCAGCGGCCAAGCTCCTCGGCACCGTGCCGAGCGTAGTTTTCGGCGGCCTGATGACTATGCTCGTGGTGGCCATCACGAGTTGGCGGGCCGACCAGCTACGCAAGCTCGAAATGGGAGCCGGGAAGAAATAGCGCCTTTTATGGCAACGCATAAAGCCCCGCACCGGCTGCAGGTGCAGGGCTTTTGCTGCTTGTTAGTTTTGGCACCTCTAGCCCGCTATTGGCTGCGCCACCGTGCGGCGGCGGGCCTTACCCGACTTTTTGCGGGTCCGGTTCAGCCACAGCAGCACGCCCGTAACCGGGAAAGTGAGGCTGCACAAGGTCACGACCAGGACCAGCGCCTTGGTCCAGATGCCCCCGATTTCGCCGGTGTGCAAGGGCTTGGCGAGGCGGCGCAGCTGCGCGCCGGCCGTTTGGCGGGTGTACAGATGCTGGCCCAGCGCCACGCCCGTGCGGCGGTCTGCAAACAACGTATCGAGGCCCGCCGAGCGTAGCGGCAGGGTGCTGGGGGCACTCACGGTAATGGCGGCGGCGGAATCTTTGGGCGCGCCCACCCGCCAATATTCAGCGGTGCGGTACGTGGCCTGGCCGGTGCGCAGGGCCGCATCGTAGGCCACCTGGCGGCGGCTGCTGGGCCGGGCCGAAACCGGAGCTAGCAAACCCGCCGTGGGCCGCGAATTGGTAAGTGTGAATAAAGTCTCGGTAGCCCAGCGGTACGACATAATGACGCCCGTGAATGCTAATCCAAACAGAAACAGCGAGCAATAAAAGCCTAGCACCACGTGCAAGTCGTGGGTCAGGCGCTTGCCGCTAGCTCCCCACTTGATGCGCAGGCGGCCCCGCAGTATAGCGCGCGTTTTGGGCCACCACAGTACCAGGCCCGTGCCGGTGATAAAGAGAATAAAAATGGCCGACAACCCGGTCAGGGCCTTGCCCACCTCCCCGGCCAGCAGGCGCCGGTGCAGGTCTTCGGCAAATTTGAAAACGGGCAGCTGCTTTTCGGTTTGTAGCCCCAGCACCTGGCCGGTGTAAGGGTTGAGATAGGCCGTGCTGCCGCGCTCGGGCCGGCCCCTATCGGTGCCCCGCTTGCTTTGCGCCGGGTCACGGCCCAGTTCACCCCTAGCGCCGCCTTTGTGCCGGGGGCCATCGGGGCGGGCGTTGCCATCGCGATACATCAGCTCCACGGTACGCGCCGGGTCGGCGTATACTTTGAAGCCCAACACGCTGCTTTTTGGATTAGCCTGCTCAAACTGGCTAGCCAGCTGAGCCAGCGCCAACCGAGACTGCCCCACCGGCACGGCCACCGCGTAGCGCTCGGGGTGTAGCGCATGGGTTATTTCTTCCTCAAAAACCAGCACCGTCCCGGTGAGGCACTGCACAAAAAACACCAGGCCGGCCACCAGAGCTAGGTAAAGGTGAAGACGGCGAAAAAATATTTTCATCAAGCGGCTGCATTTAAATCAGGCCGCAATTTAGAACGATTTTAAATACGCAGCAGCTCTTTTATCGACGGACGCCTAGTCGCAGCGCACGTAGGGGCGAAGTTTGACGAAGTTTTCCTCTTTCAGCAATTTGAGTTGGCGCAGGTCGTCGGGCGTGGCGAAGGGGCCGTGCTGCTTCCGATAAGCTACGATAAGACGGGCCAACGGCTTGCCTACGTAAGGGTGCGGCCACAGCTCATCGAAGCTGGCCGAGTTCACGTGCACTGGCCGGGGGGCAAAGCCGGGCGCCACAAAAGTGTATTTGCGCAGGCTATCGACGAGGTCAGGCGCATCTTGCAGCACATATACTTCGGCTAACTGATTTTCAACCAGGTAGCCCCCCAGCTCGTCGCGGCGCCTGACTATCCACTTGGCCCGGCCCCGCCCGATTCCCCTTATCTGCATCAGCTGGGTGGTATCGGCCAGGTTGAGGTCGAAGGGCTGCAAGTGAGCCGGCTTGCGCGCAAAGCGGCCCGGCAAGCGAGCCCCGTTATCGCCAAAAGACGGCCGGCTGGCGGCGTAGTCGGGTCGCTCACGTCCAGGCAGCGCCTCGGGTAATTGCATAAAGGGCGCCAGCCGCTGATACACCGAGTCGGGCAGGCCGTAGATGCGCTGCACCTGGCTTTTGGCCCGAAAGCCCCCCGCCTTCTGGCCGTAGTTGACGATGCGGCCGGCCACAAAGTGCGGCACGCCGCGCGCCTCCCACCCCTCGGCGGTGAGGGCATTAGAGTCAAAAGGGGCTAGCCGCACCTGCGGCACGGCGGGGTAGCGGCTAGCCCCGCGGGCTGGGTAGCGCGCGGCATAGGCCCGGTCGTGGGCCACGCGGTTCGAGTCGAGGCGGGCGGTGAGGTCCTGGCCCCAGGCGTCGAGTTGGCGCTGGTCGGCGGCGGGCAGGTAGGCGGGGTCGGTGGGGCGCAGCAACAGCGGCGCTACGGCTATGGCCAATGCTACAAGCAGCAAGAGCACAAAGCCTCGCGTTTCGGCCCGCGAGAAACCAAAATACCGCCGCACCCAGCGCCAGACCGACCAGCGATTACCGGGTGGGCGAGCAGGCGGCGGCGAAGTAACGGGCATAAATAGGCAGCCAGATTACAACACGTATATCTGGCCGACTACAAGTATAGGGCAAGTAACTGATTCTAACGCAGCCTAGCTCCCCGGTTTGGCTTAAGAGCTAGGCCCGCGCGGCCACCGGCTCGTAGAGCTTGATGAGCTGGGCAGCGGCATAGTCTACCTCGGCTTCGGTATTGAGCTTGCTCAGGGAAAGGCGCACGGTGGGCCGGTCGGCGGCGGCACCGAGGGCTTCGAGCACGTGCGAGCCCAGCTGGGCGCCGCTGGTGCAGGCCGAGCCGCCCGAGGCTGCTACCTTATTGATATCGAGGCTAAAAAGCAGCATTTCACTGATGCTGGACGGCGGCAGGCTCACGCTGAGCACGGTGTAGAGACTCTGGTCGGCCTCAGCCGAAAGACCATTGAACCGCACGCCCTCGATGCCCGCCGCGAGCTGGCCGATAAACCGGTCTTTCAATCCCTGCACGTGGCGCTGGTGGTCGGCCATGTCGCGGCAGGCAATTTCGAGCGCCTTGGCTAGCCCCACGATGCCATACACATTCTCGGTGCCCGAGCGCACGTTGCGCTCCTGCGAGCCGCCGTGGATGAGCGGCGCCACCTCCACCCCACCGCGCCGGTAGAGAAAGCCCACGCCCTTGGGCCCGTGAAACTTGTGCGCCGAGCCCACCAAAAAGTGGTTGCTGAGCTGTTGCACATCGTGGTGGTAGTGGCCCATCGTCTGCACCGTATCGGTGTGGAACACGGCGTCGTGCCGGGCG
The genomic region above belongs to Hymenobacter sp. BRD128 and contains:
- the moaC gene encoding cyclic pyranopterin monophosphate synthase MoaC; amino-acid sequence: MSESTSPSLTHVGPGGLPAMVNVGGKAVTARLARARARVVLGAEILKLVQAGDLPTRKGPVFQTAIIAGVMAAKKTADLIPLCHPLGLDDCQLTIEVVQPDAIIIECTARVTGKTGIEMEALTGASVAALTVYDMCKAMSHNIVIEQVRLVEKTGGKSDFHHEG
- a CDS encoding molybdenum cofactor biosynthesis protein MoaE, with the translated sequence MLIDLVDHAIDVAAVLQAAESDEAGAVNAFIGTVRSRSDGRRVVRLHYEAYPPMAVHQLRRVAEMAQEKWPMLRQVAVVHRHGTLEIGDVAVVVAVSTPHRADSFAACQYIIDTLKEVVPIWKKEEYEDGTVWVAAHP
- a CDS encoding MoaD/ThiS family protein, whose product is MNLTVALFGIAREIVGQSSLQVAAPAGQSAAGLLADLRTQYPALAGLRSLAVAVNNEYAAEDVPLHERDEIALIPPVSGG
- the moaA gene encoding GTP 3',8-cyclase MoaA; amino-acid sequence: MLYDAHGRPLEYVRLAITDRCNLRCFYCMPEEGIKYMPKHELLSCEEMLRLVGILAGLGVRKVRLTGGEPFVRRDLVPFMERLAALPGIDDLSLTTNGVLTAPHVPALARMGVKAVNLSLDTLDRQRFCEITRRDELPQVMRTFYALLDAGIQVKINAVVMDGRNIQDLVPLAELSRGLPVEVRFIEEMPFNGGSHVATPESLPWNHRRIRQHLEAHLGDLVPAYTATGATASEYTIAGHQGRVGIIAAYSRTFCGTCNRLRLTAEGGIKTCLYDQGVLDVRALLRGGATDTAIAEALASAFYHRAANGFEAESQRPVHQLNFESMATIGG
- the moeB gene encoding HesA/MoeB/ThiF family protein, with the translated sequence MSHPFSAAERQRYRRHLQLAEVGEAGQQRLRAARVLVVGAGGLGCPILQYLAAAGVGTLGLADADKVELTNLPRQILYGPADVGQPKVEAAARALKRLNELNTYNLHPIRVSPENVRELVAGYDVVVDGSDNFPTRYLLNDACVSLGRPLVSGAIYKFEGQVSVFNYAGGPTYRCLFPEPPSAAEAPDCNTTGVLNVLPGLIGTVQATEALKVVLGLGDVLSGRLWLLDTLTFQSRTLRFKRDAAQSQINLDTASPADYFDVSCAPEVQAISLSADDLRQRLASAAPPLLLDVRGPLEYQRRHLPGAVLLPLPELAARAAEVPRTRPVVVYCQSGVRSAKAVDLLRRELGYDNVLTLRGGLEDYPG
- a CDS encoding TonB-dependent receptor; the encoded protein is MSNKLRMLRGSVACASVLALAQAAAAQATKPQPGLARRPPPADTLRTDLKEVVVTASRVEESFLQSPVTVEKLNARAIRLSPAPSFFDAIDNLKGVQVITPSIGFKVINARGFTNTTNVRFAQLVDGVDNQAPHIGGPIGNVLGPSDLDIQRVELVPGTAAALYGLNAINGLANFQTKNPFNSEGLSVRQQTGVNHVNDPNAKTFGENGSPVKSYSETSVRYAKVLVTDRLAFKVNARYLRAYDWIANDQTDINPTGNATTGLFGADNPAQDQVSRYGNESSDRKNITLGGKSYQVARTGYDERDLVDYNVRTLKADGALHYRFRPGTELAYTYRVASFDNVYQRANRFRLQDYLLQQHALTFTSPVVQARAYFTEENTGKSYNLRSMGENIDRSYKPDTQWYGDYTTAWNNATKSGLGVAEAHRAARAAADAGRLQSGTDAFNQRLSQLQDINNWDVGAALRVRANLAHAEAQVNLAEALRRGGTALPASLDLLAGADHRTYLVVPDGNYFINPNPGKDPLNDNLTYSKTGGFVQAGGRLFEEKLRLTATLRVDKNDCFNVKFNPRFTAVYSPTQRQNFRLSYQSGYRFPSLFEGFSNVNSGQVKRIGGLRVMSDGVFENSYLRSSIDRFNAAVTAGINGTPAQTRAQAVAANQGLLVKNPYTYIKPEYIRSLEAGYKAALGPGGRLLVDVDFYYNSYRDFIAQVEAYVPQTTSGVALNTGTDLNAIATALNTTTIPAGSTTTGQARYRLWTNSQSQVYNYGGSAGLRYNMARGYLAGANATYTRLDRTENGDGLEDGFNTPQWLYNLSLANENAYRNFGFGLNFRHQVSYYSQTFLVNGSVPAFSSLDAQLSYYVPAAQVRFKLGASNVLNSYYVTYLGGPSVGGLYYLTVSYGL
- a CDS encoding molybdopterin-dependent oxidoreductase → MAAALVLTGASLTGPVIYAQSATPTAAAQLRIEGLVATPRTLSAAEIAALPHREQTTTDKDGKMHAYRGVALRDVLHLAGVPEGKGIHGAVLAEVVLASAADGYQAVFALPEIDADFSPQTILLADLRDGQPLPAHDGPYQLIVPLEKKPARWVRQLTGLRVVKVQ
- a CDS encoding winged helix-turn-helix domain-containing protein encodes the protein MHKLFAENQAFRANGRLWIEGPADRFLGIGRLELLERIEATGSISKAAKEMGMSYKKAWDLVSSMNAQARQPLVGAHAGGAHGGGATLTEAGAQAVAEFRAMQTRFAQFLADETARLYQ